One stretch of Roseibium sp. HPY-6 DNA includes these proteins:
- a CDS encoding Mrp/NBP35 family ATP-binding protein, translating to MTRETVLNKLKSVKDPTTGEDIVSSGMVRALQIGDGNIRFVMEIDASRMSDMEALKDEAESSLSQLDGAGTVQIILTAHSEKAAEPVKPSEPTPIRPRPAPPGSSGPQKVPGIDRIIAVASGKGGVGKSTVAANLACALAAEGRRVGLLDADVYGPSQPKMLGISGRPTSPDGQMILPLRNHGVTMISIGLMTTGDKAVVWRGPMLMGALQQMMGQVQWGALDVLIVDLPPGTGDVQMTLSQKFIVDGAIIVSTPQDVALLDARKGIDMFQQMQVPIIGMIENMSTHICSKCGHEEHVFGHGGVGAEAEKLGVPLLAEVPLHLNIRLAGDGGTPIAVETPDAPEAKVFGKLAKTLVAEGHA from the coding sequence GTGACGCGCGAAACTGTTCTCAACAAACTGAAATCCGTCAAGGATCCAACGACCGGCGAGGATATTGTTTCCTCAGGCATGGTCCGCGCTCTCCAGATTGGCGACGGAAACATTCGCTTCGTGATGGAGATCGACGCAAGCCGCATGAGCGACATGGAAGCTCTTAAAGATGAGGCCGAATCGTCCCTGTCACAGCTCGATGGTGCCGGGACAGTGCAGATCATCCTGACGGCGCATTCCGAAAAAGCCGCTGAACCGGTAAAGCCGAGCGAACCGACCCCGATCAGGCCCCGCCCGGCACCTCCTGGCAGTTCCGGCCCGCAGAAGGTCCCCGGTATTGACCGGATCATCGCTGTTGCCTCCGGAAAGGGCGGTGTTGGCAAGTCGACGGTTGCCGCCAACCTGGCATGTGCCCTTGCCGCTGAAGGCCGAAGGGTCGGATTGCTGGATGCGGACGTTTATGGCCCCTCGCAGCCGAAAATGCTTGGCATCTCCGGCCGGCCGACCTCCCCCGACGGGCAGATGATTCTGCCGCTGCGCAACCATGGCGTCACCATGATTTCCATCGGGTTGATGACCACCGGCGACAAGGCTGTTGTCTGGCGCGGACCGATGCTGATGGGCGCTCTGCAGCAGATGATGGGTCAGGTGCAATGGGGGGCGCTCGATGTTCTGATTGTCGACCTGCCGCCCGGCACCGGCGACGTTCAGATGACCCTTTCACAGAAATTCATCGTCGACGGTGCAATTATCGTCTCAACGCCCCAGGACGTTGCGCTGCTCGACGCGCGCAAGGGCATCGACATGTTCCAGCAGATGCAGGTCCCCATCATCGGCATGATCGAGAACATGTCGACGCATATCTGCTCCAAGTGCGGTCACGAGGAACATGTTTTCGGCCATGGCGGCGTCGGTGCTGAAGCCGAAAAACTCGGTGTCCCGCTGCTTGCGGAAGTGCCGCTGCACCTGAACATCCGCCTTGCCGGAGATGGCGGCACGCCGATTGCCGTGGAAACACCGGACGCACCTGAAGCAAAGGTTTTCGGAAAACTGGCGAAAACACTCGTTGCGGAGGGACATGCGTGA